The following coding sequences lie in one Montipora foliosa isolate CH-2021 chromosome 11, ASM3666993v2, whole genome shotgun sequence genomic window:
- the LOC137974837 gene encoding uncharacterized protein, whose product MASFKAMQELLLLSHTSNFIDDEEYLLFYDLFDSKNPCIPCEDYSMFALDEMTDSECLAEFRFKKRDIPLSAEVLGVPETIRCEQGSTCDGMEGLCMLLRRLSFPCRYGNMIPRFAKPVPMISMVTNTVLDFRYDTHGARITRWNHDILGPDQMEMYAAAISAKGAPLQNCFGFIDGTVRPIARPGDNQRILYNGHKRVHALKFQSVVLPNGLIANMYGPVEGRKHDASMLTESGFLSDLQQFAFSHARQPMCVYGDPAYPLRVHLQCPFRHWVLTDQMKAYNASMSVIGSSVEWLFGDIINYFKCLDFKKNLKIGLSSVGKMYIVSALLQNALTCLYGNQTSSFFALEPPTLEEYFS is encoded by the exons ATGGCGTCTTTTAAAGCAATGCAAGAACTTCTTTTATTGAGCCATACGTCTAATTTTATTGACGATGAAGAATATTTACTGTTCTATGATCTATTCGACTCGAAAAATCCTTGCATTCCATGCGAGGATTATTCAATGTTCGCGCTGGATGAAATGACCGACTCCGAGTGTCTGGCAGAGTTTAGATTTAAGAAAAGAGACATTCCTTTAAGTGCAGAAGTTCTTGGCGTTCCAGAGACCATACGGTGTGAACAAGGATCTACTTGTGACGGCATGGAGGGTCTTTGCATGCTCTTGAGACGGCTGTCATTCCCCTGCAGATATGGGAATATGATTCCCAGATTTGCGAAGCCTGTCCCCATGATCAGTATGGTGACTAACACTGTGTTAGACTTTAGATATGACACCCACGGTGCTAGAATAACTCGATGGAATCATGATATCTTAGGCCCTGACCAGATGGAAATGTACGCTGCAGCCATAAGCGCAAAAGGTGCCCCTCTACAAAATTGCTTCGGCTTTATAGACGGCACAGTGAGACCGATCGCTCGGCCTGGGGACAATCAAAGGATCCTGTACAACGGACACAAGCGGGTACACGCTTTAAAATTTCAGTCAGTTGTTTTACCCAATGGCTTGATTGCCAATATGTATGGTCCAGTAG AGGGCAGAAAACATGATGCATCCATGCTAACGGAGTCAGGATTTCTAAGTGACCTACAACAATTTGCTTTTTCGCACGCTAGGCAACCCATGTGTGTTTATGGGGATCCGGCGTATCCATTAAGGGTACATCTACAATGTCCTTTTCGACACTGGGTCCTTACTGACCAAATGAAAGCATATAATGCTTCAATGAGTGTCATTGGGTCCTCCGTTGAATGGTTATTCGGTGATATAATCAACTATTTTAAGTGTCTAGACTTcaagaaaaaccttaaaattggcCTCAGTAGTGTTGGCAAGATGTATATAGTTTCTGCTCTTCTCCAGAATGCTCTTACCTGTCTTTACGGTAACCAAACCTCCTCTTTTTTTGCCCTGGAACCACCCACTTTAGAGGAGTACTTTTCCTGA